AATGGGTTAGCGCCAGGTCAAAGTTATTATCCTGGCGTTCAATGTTGCCAAGGGTGTTATATAAGTCCGCAAGTATCTGATTTTGGTTGCTTCTCAGCGCAATTTTTATTGCTTGGGTTATGGTATTTCTGGCTTTACTTGGTTTATTCAAATCGAGGTAGGTTTGGGCAATGTTTCTTAGCACCCGGGTAACCTGGAGGTCATCACCTTTCTTCTCGCTCAGTTCTAATGCTTTCTGGTAAGCGTTAATGGCATCGGTATATTGTTTCTGGTCATAATATACATTACCCATATTTTGGTATATGTATATCTTTAGATCCGGCTTAGCATCAAGGTTTTCAACTAAGCCTTTTGCTTCACTCATATACTTTTGGGCATTGCGGAATAAGCCTAGGCGTCGATAAACCAGGGCAATGTTTACCATGGTGCGAGCAATATCCTCATCTTTCCCATACGACTGGCGGATTTTTAGAGCCAACAGGTATCTGCGGAGCGCCTCAGGGTAATTTTCAATGCTTAAATAGGTATTCCCAAGCTCATTGTGGATATTGGCTTCAGTGAGCGGGTCTCCAATTTCTTTTGATAGTTCCAGTGCCTTGTTGAGCGATGTTATAGATTCGCTGCTATTTTTTAGCAGCAAGTAGGCTTTAGCCAAATTGTTCAGGGTGTTAATGCTCGACTGTTTATAGCCAAGTGTTTCCCTGATGTTTAGGCTTTGTTTGTAGTATTCAATGGCCTTTGCAGGCTGAGAAAACTTAAGGTAAACTCCGCCTATAATATTAAAAATATCGGCCAGTTCATCGTTTAGCTGGTTTTTTTCTGCTACTTGAAGAGCCTTGCTAAGATGACTTGTCGATTTGTCGAAATTGCCTGTTTCGCGATAGGTTAGTCCGATATTCTTTAAAAGTTGAATAATTCTCAGGGTGTCGTTATCCTTTTCAGCTGCAATAAGCCCTTCAAAGTACGATTTAAGTGCCTCCTGGTAATTACCAAAGCTCCAGTGAGTGCTGCCAATGCTTTGATGGCATTCTGCAATGCCTACACCAATTTTTTTTGCAATGGCTAATGCTTCACCCTTTTTGCTCAAGGCATCGTTATACTGACCAATTTCCTTGTAAATATCTCCCCGTAGCAGCAAGCTTTGAATAAGTAAGCGGGTATTTTTCCCTTTCAAGGCTATAAGCCTTGCCTTTTCATTAACCTTTATAGCCTCGCTGTAATTACCCGACCGTTGCAGTAATGCTGATTTTTTTAAAAGCGCTTCAACGTATAAGGATTGGGTTCTTTTGGATTGTGCGATACTAATTGCTGAATCAACATGGCCTAAGGCATCGCCAGTTAAGCCCAGTCCACTCTTGTATTCGCTCATGGCAAGGTGGTATAGCGCTCTGAGTGAATCGCTGGGGTTTTGTTTCACCTGTAAGAAAAGTCGATTGCAGCTTATGGCTGAAACTTCCGGATTCTCAATGGAGTACTTTTTAATGGTGGCAATTAAGCTGTCAATATTGACCTTTGATCCCTGTGAAAAGGAGTAAAAGGCCAACAGGGCTAAAAAAAAGAGAACTTTAATTTTTTGCAACATTTTAAATACTATAAGTGATGCTCATAGCAAAGTAAGGGAAAAAAATGATTATGACAAACAAATGGGATAGGTTATGCAAGTGGTATAGTAAAGTGAAACTCGCTACCACTCCCTTTAGAGCTGTTTACCCAAATTTTACCATTGTTCTTTGTTACAAACTCGTGGCAAAGTAATAGCCCCAGTCCGGTACCCGTTTCATTGGCTGTGCCCTTTGTGCTGTAGGAACCGTCAATCAGGAAGATTCGTTCAAGATCGTCCTGATCTATACCTACGCCTGAATCCTTAACAACCACTTCTGCCAT
This is a stretch of genomic DNA from Tenuifilum sp. 4138str. It encodes these proteins:
- a CDS encoding tetratricopeptide repeat protein; its protein translation is MLQKIKVLFFLALLAFYSFSQGSKVNIDSLIATIKKYSIENPEVSAISCNRLFLQVKQNPSDSLRALYHLAMSEYKSGLGLTGDALGHVDSAISIAQSKRTQSLYVEALLKKSALLQRSGNYSEAIKVNEKARLIALKGKNTRLLIQSLLLRGDIYKEIGQYNDALSKKGEALAIAKKIGVGIAECHQSIGSTHWSFGNYQEALKSYFEGLIAAEKDNDTLRIIQLLKNIGLTYRETGNFDKSTSHLSKALQVAEKNQLNDELADIFNIIGGVYLKFSQPAKAIEYYKQSLNIRETLGYKQSSINTLNNLAKAYLLLKNSSESITSLNKALELSKEIGDPLTEANIHNELGNTYLSIENYPEALRRYLLALKIRQSYGKDEDIARTMVNIALVYRRLGLFRNAQKYMSEAKGLVENLDAKPDLKIYIYQNMGNVYYDQKQYTDAINAYQKALELSEKKGDDLQVTRVLRNIAQTYLDLNKPSKARNTITQAIKIALRSNQNQILADLYNTLGNIERQDNNFDLALTHYNTAKEKYKQNLNADGEALCLRKIGEIYSLQGRYKDAKVNINQSIRIGKSVGNPYLVLLGTQALSDVEKAQGKFENALTLYQKYVYLKDSIEDAKRSEANIDAHINLELDKTKTEIKLIEAEVEALRTKVELDRERINKQKAQRNLLVTAVIFLLFIALGSFYLFNQKKNLARLQREKYEEEERINQKLKQYQAELEQNIKTKDKLFSIVAHDLRSPFTALVGLSEILATKADELSPSEVKEFSNHIHQSASNVLALTENLLSWARSQTGKLALNPAYINICKLISRAVEVASLPAGEKEIKIEIICNETVTAFADYDTLLTIIRNLLSNAIKFTPGGGKISLKASSDNQKVTIQVTDTGVGIAPENLSNLFRLDGFTTKGTNSESGTGLGLMLCKEFAEANGGTISVSSTLGKGTTFTITLPAKNVMYDQETCKV